A genomic stretch from Bacterioplanes sanyensis includes:
- a CDS encoding transposase translates to MIAEKKRRKFTPDFKRDAVALITEQGYSFAKAALAVDTSENNLRRWKKELELEALGESIAADERAELKRLRRENKELRLEKEILKKASVDSIDHRNTFFDHV, encoded by the coding sequence ATGATAGCAGAGAAAAAACGACGCAAGTTTACGCCTGATTTTAAGAGAGACGCAGTGGCTTTGATCACCGAGCAAGGCTACTCCTTTGCCAAAGCAGCCCTGGCGGTTGATACCAGTGAGAACAACCTTCGACGCTGGAAAAAAGAACTGGAACTCGAAGCTTTAGGCGAGTCTATAGCGGCCGATGAGCGCGCAGAACTGAAGCGCTTGAGACGTGAAAATAAAGAGCTGCGCTTAGAGAAAGAAATCCTAAAAAAGGCCAGTGTAGATTCAATCGATCATCGCAACACCTTTTTTGATCATGTCTGA